One Malania oleifera isolate guangnan ecotype guangnan chromosome 9, ASM2987363v1, whole genome shotgun sequence DNA segment encodes these proteins:
- the LOC131163495 gene encoding transcription factor bHLH118: MDYVSPVFPLDRTDEVFSISFIPSQQQTVQKDELPSTSLDGNGCGKKPDYRRGRKPYASFGSNDDNPHESKKKKMMHRDIERQRRQEMAALYESLRSLLPQEYLQGKRSISDHMHEAVNYIRHLQKNLRSLSDRKDGLKRLSESSNVNVAEECSQKGSLGSAAVTVKPCWAGVEIVLSTALGEGGLPLSTVLGVLIGEGLSVVSCISAIVNERLIHTIESEVSDGRTVDLSGLQQKLADLKV, encoded by the exons ATGGACTACGTTTCTCCTGTGTTTCCACTTGACCGCACTGACGAAGTGTTCTCAATCTCTTTTATTCCCTCCCAACAACAAACAGTCCAGAAAGATGAACTCCCATCAACTTCTCTGGACGGCAATGGCTGCGGCAAGAAGCCGGACTATCGCCGCGGGCGTAAGCCATATGCCAGCTTTGGCAGCAATGATGATAACCCACAtgaatccaagaagaagaagatgatgcaCAGAGATATTGAAAGACAAAGAAGGCAAGAAATGGCTGCCCTTTATGAGTCTCTCCGCTCGCTTCTCCCTCAGGAATATCTCCAG GGAAAGCGATCGATATCCGATCATATGCACGAGGCTGTGAACTATATAAGACATCTGCAGAAGAATCTCAGAAGTCTAAGTGACAGGAAAGATGGACTAAAGAGACTGTCCGAATCGAGCAATGTCAATGTTGCAGAAGAATGTTCCCAAAAAGGTTCACTGGGCTCTGCTGCTGTGACAGTAAAACCTTGCTGGGCAGGGGTGGAGATTGTTCTAAGCACCGCTCTGGGGGAAGGAGGGCTGCCTCTTTCCACAGTTCTTGGAGTTTTAATTGGAGAAGGCTTGAGTGTTGTCAGCTGCATTTCTGCTATAGTCAATGAAAGGCTTATTCACACTATAGAGTCTGAG GTGAGTGACGGTCGGACCGTCGATCTATCGGGCCTGCAGCAGAAATTGGCAGACTTAAAAGTCTGA